The genomic window TCTTATCGGCATCGATAAAAACAATGTCGAAAACTTCATCTAAACCCGCTATTGTGGTGGTGGCATCTCCTAAGATGTAGTTGATCTGATCATTAAATGCAGATTGCGCAAAGTTGTGGCGCACCATATCTTCCAATTCCTCATTAATATCCAGCGTATACAACAGGCCATCTTTGGTTAAACCTTCTGCAAGGCATAACGTAGCATAACCGGTAAAAGTTCCGATTTCTAAAATCCTTTTAGGGGAAATCATTTTACTCAGCATGCTCAAAACCCGGCCCTGATAGTGGCCAGATAACATGCGGGGCATTAAAACTTTAAGATTGGTTTCGCGGTCTATCTGTTGTAGCAATTCACTTTCAGGCTCGCAATGGGCAATTAGTAAATCCTGTAAATCGTCGTTTATTAGGCTCATTTGTTGGTTATAAACGGTTACTTTCCATAAAATATTGTAAAATGATGGTTGCAGCAATGGTATCAACCCTGTCTTTATCTCTTCTGTCCATTTTTTTTAGGCCACTTTGCATAATGACCTGATGGGCGAGTTTAGACGTAAAACGTTCATCTACCCAGTGCCTGGGGATTTCGGGGAACGATTTTTTTAGCAGCGTAGCAAAACCCTTTACATGTTGTGCCGAATCAGACGGAGAACCGTCCATCTGTTTGGGATCGCCCAATACAAAAGCCTCCACCTGCTCGGTTAGCATATATTTTTTAACGTATTCAATCACATCTTTCGGGTGCACCGTATCCAGTCCTGTCGCGATAATCTGTAAGGGATCGGTTACCGCGATGCCGATGCGTTTTGTTCCGTAATCAAATGCGAGGATCCGTGCCATAAATATAGTTAAGCGTTGGGTGTCTGGCGTAAAGCGTTTAGCCCCGTTTAAAAAATAAAAGCCAAAGGTAAGGTTTTTTAGGAAATGGGTTTTTTAGCAAAAAGGCTTCTTCAGAGCGAGTTTAAAGCCTATTGCAGCGGCATCCCAATTAGTTCAATTGGGATATAGCGGAAAGAGGGGCCGAACCGAACAAAAGCATTACCGGAGCCTGCTTTTCTAAAAAATAAAATGTCGTTTTAATCTAAAAAATACAGATTCTGAAGCAAGTTCAGAATGACGAGGCTGTGAATCTCATATCTATTTCTTATTTTGCACCAAATGCAGTTTAAAGAAATCATCGGACAGGAAAGAGTGAAGCAACAATTGGTGCAAACGGTTAAAGAAAACCGCATTAGCCATGCGCAACTGTTTTTGTCGCCTGCTGGTTCTGGCGCTGTACCGCTGGCTATTGCCTACGCACAATACATTAATTGCCTTAACAAAGGCGAAAATGACAGTTGTGGCGAATGCTCTAGCTGTAGAAAATACGAACGGTTAATTCATCCCGATCTCCATTTTTCCTATCCTTTTTTTGCTTCTGCGAGTGTAAAAACAGCTGTAGATGTGTTGGAAGAATGGCGGGGCATGTTAATGCAGGAC from Flavobacterium sp. W4I14 includes these protein-coding regions:
- a CDS encoding caffeoyl-CoA O-methyltransferase (product_source=KO:K00588; cath_funfam=3.40.50.150; cog=COG4122; ko=KO:K00588; pfam=PF01596; superfamily=53335); its protein translation is MSLINDDLQDLLIAHCEPESELLQQIDRETNLKVLMPRMLSGHYQGRVLSMLSKMISPKRILEIGTFTGYATLCLAEGLTKDGLLYTLDINEELEDMVRHNFAQSAFNDQINYILGDATTTIAGLDEVFDIVFIDADKKNNGTYYDLIFDRVRPGGVIIVDNVLWSGKVLQEKQDKDTRNITSFNDKIAADERVEKLILPVRDGLFVIRKK
- a CDS encoding putative Holliday junction resolvase (product_source=KO:K07447; cath_funfam=3.30.420.140; cog=COG0816; ko=KO:K07447; pfam=PF03652; smart=SM00732; superfamily=53098; tigrfam=TIGR00250) — encoded protein: MARILAFDYGTKRIGIAVTDPLQIIATGLDTVHPKDVIEYVKKYMLTEQVEAFVLGDPKQMDGSPSDSAQHVKGFATLLKKSFPEIPRHWVDERFTSKLAHQVIMQSGLKKMDRRDKDRVDTIAATIILQYFMESNRL